The following coding sequences are from one Paraburkholderia caballeronis window:
- a CDS encoding sigma 54-interacting transcriptional regulator, which produces MNAPRSALPFSAGAVSRPSAEPLLVGESPALQQLIQMVDRVAPTRHALLVTGPTGSGKEVVARRIHARSETPDEPFVDVNCGAIPENLVEAELFGHVRGAFTGASETRAGVFQQVGRGTLFLDEIGELPLAMQPKLLRVLETGSFRPIGASASLRFEGRVVAATHRDLRDAAHAGGFREDLYYRLAVFVLAVPGLDQRGEDIPALVKHFAAQQRRAIDFTPAAMQRLRRHAWPGHVRQLRNLVSRLSVLAPETQVDVDVLDPFLATETVGGEWREQLADRLLLLDGDDKLAAAEYLLIDRALQRTHNNKSAAAALLGVSRKTVERRLKARADRDDEARRLLARAEAHVRAAQFREAVPLLRRCLDSLLKSGEEADARRLRFEANLALAVSLRSVHGWLYPEATAAYAAALAAGDGVCDPGELASVQFGIWTTQLTTLQLSDARATAQDLLQRAQRIDAPARLDEAHVAMTNTLFWLGDSSESLACLARGNLLGIGLDDRRVGAQGLDLAGLALTFEGLACYQTGADDRARHAMTVLIARSGLPNEHALSHVLNLQGAVWLACLFDDVERLGDLAAELVSVAQTAGLAFYQGVGEVFRACWLGAHGPIDEAERLLLDGYNRMIGHGGALFYSFTAWHHGELLLRAGRYRDCEQVLRAALDTVLERQERVYLGELLIVRARALHALGELGQAEQELRSAISTAEALGSVPARIAAATYLADLLAGIGRLADGIQMLERALRGTPPLQAGPVAQRAVAKLAELRHSHSLLS; this is translated from the coding sequence ATGAACGCACCGCGCAGCGCGTTGCCGTTCAGCGCCGGAGCGGTGTCGCGCCCGTCGGCGGAACCACTGCTCGTCGGCGAGTCGCCGGCGCTCCAGCAACTGATCCAGATGGTCGACCGCGTCGCGCCGACGCGGCATGCGTTGCTCGTCACCGGGCCGACCGGGTCCGGCAAGGAGGTCGTCGCACGCCGCATTCACGCGCGCAGCGAGACGCCCGACGAACCGTTCGTCGACGTGAACTGCGGCGCGATTCCCGAAAACCTGGTCGAGGCCGAACTGTTCGGCCATGTGCGCGGCGCGTTCACCGGCGCGTCGGAGACCCGGGCCGGCGTGTTCCAGCAGGTCGGCCGCGGCACGCTGTTTCTCGACGAGATCGGCGAACTGCCGCTCGCCATGCAGCCGAAGCTGCTGCGCGTGCTCGAAACCGGCAGCTTTCGCCCGATCGGCGCATCGGCCTCGCTGCGCTTCGAAGGGCGGGTGGTCGCCGCCACCCATCGCGATCTGCGCGACGCGGCGCACGCGGGCGGCTTTCGCGAGGACCTCTATTACCGGCTCGCGGTGTTCGTGCTCGCGGTGCCCGGCCTCGATCAGCGCGGCGAGGACATTCCCGCGCTCGTCAAACACTTCGCCGCCCAGCAGCGCCGCGCGATCGACTTCACGCCGGCCGCGATGCAGCGGCTGCGGCGGCACGCGTGGCCCGGCCACGTGCGGCAGTTGCGCAATCTCGTCAGCCGGCTCAGCGTGCTCGCGCCGGAAACGCAGGTCGACGTCGACGTGCTCGACCCGTTCCTCGCGACCGAGACGGTCGGCGGCGAATGGCGCGAGCAACTGGCCGACCGGCTGCTGCTGCTCGACGGCGACGACAAGCTCGCGGCCGCCGAATATCTGCTGATCGATCGCGCGCTTCAACGCACCCACAACAACAAGAGCGCGGCGGCCGCGCTGCTGGGCGTCAGCCGCAAGACCGTCGAGCGCCGGCTCAAGGCGCGGGCCGACCGCGACGACGAGGCGCGCCGCCTGCTGGCCCGCGCCGAGGCGCACGTGCGCGCGGCGCAGTTCCGCGAAGCGGTGCCGCTGCTGCGCCGCTGTCTCGACAGCCTGTTGAAGAGCGGCGAGGAAGCCGATGCGCGGCGTCTGCGTTTCGAGGCGAATCTCGCGCTGGCGGTGAGCCTGCGCAGCGTGCACGGCTGGCTCTATCCGGAAGCGACGGCCGCGTACGCGGCCGCGCTCGCGGCGGGCGACGGCGTCTGCGATCCGGGCGAACTCGCGTCGGTGCAGTTCGGCATCTGGACCACCCAGTTGACGACGCTGCAACTGAGCGACGCGCGCGCGACCGCGCAGGACCTGTTGCAGCGCGCGCAGCGGATCGACGCGCCCGCGCGGCTCGACGAGGCGCACGTCGCGATGACCAACACGCTGTTCTGGCTCGGCGACAGCAGCGAATCGCTCGCGTGTCTCGCGCGCGGCAACCTGCTCGGCATCGGTCTCGACGACCGGCGGGTCGGCGCGCAGGGCCTCGATCTGGCCGGCCTCGCGCTGACCTTCGAAGGGCTCGCCTGTTATCAGACCGGCGCCGACGACCGCGCGCGGCACGCGATGACCGTGCTGATCGCGCGCTCGGGGCTGCCGAACGAGCACGCGCTGTCGCACGTGCTGAACCTCCAGGGCGCGGTATGGCTCGCGTGCCTGTTCGACGACGTCGAACGCCTGGGCGACCTCGCGGCGGAACTCGTCAGCGTGGCGCAAACCGCCGGGCTCGCGTTTTATCAGGGCGTCGGCGAGGTGTTCCGCGCGTGCTGGCTCGGCGCGCACGGCCCGATCGACGAAGCCGAGCGGCTGCTGCTCGACGGCTACAACCGGATGATCGGCCACGGCGGCGCGCTGTTCTATTCGTTCACCGCGTGGCATCACGGCGAACTGCTGCTGCGCGCGGGCCGCTACCGCGACTGCGAACAGGTGCTGCGCGCCGCGCTCGACACCGTGCTCGAACGCCAGGAGCGCGTGTACCTGGGCGAACTGCTGATCGTCCGCGCCCGCGCGCTGCATGCGCTCGGCGAACTCGGGCAGGCCGAGCAGGAACTGCGCAGCGCGATCTCGACGGCGGAGGCGCTCGGCTCGGTGCCGGCGCGCATCGCCGCCGCGACGTATCTCGCCGATCTGCTGGCGGGCATCGGCCGGCTCGCCGATGGCATCCAGATGCTCGAACGCGCGCTGCGCGGCACGCCGCCGTTGCAGGCCGGCCCCGTCGCGCAGCGCGCCGTGGCGAAGCTCGCCGAACTGCGTCACTCGCATTCGTTGTTGTCCTGA
- a CDS encoding thioredoxin family protein: protein MSLLITDTTDATFEQDVLQAGSPVLLDFWAPWCSPCLALNPTMERLAALYDGRVRIVKLNVDENPEVAARMNVRSIPRLMLFSHGEVKHAQVSHSQAAIRALFDDLVGTHAGSDAAADAPALPAVAVVPSFGGDPARKADLLRRLRDAVFDDDHLPANSVETETGGFADTIGGPVVLGKMFTVLWDWLRDDPATSAQADDGFVALVDALPVGIDLQRLSQVMMNWLLHDPVVGIRRYAATAFARALCDRLAALHRRELNGERVPDAEWLALQREFVAAGEWAARPDAPPQHTDQDQDALRPTLADLRFVKMVEDKVLPLVDSDLPNLLLLLYSFGMSAAMDAGKWTVEDHQQKQAVYEATWQALSSSLGEEPSDDDADALAQWRAKRNAIEEQVRLSIRDTHPELQARIDGWERAQRDECRWLGDAVRAQFFALCACAPKIVAAG, encoded by the coding sequence ATGAGCCTGTTGATTACCGACACCACCGACGCGACGTTCGAGCAGGACGTGCTGCAAGCCGGATCTCCGGTTCTGCTCGACTTCTGGGCGCCGTGGTGCAGCCCCTGCCTCGCGCTCAATCCCACGATGGAACGGCTGGCCGCGCTGTACGACGGCCGGGTCCGGATCGTCAAGCTGAACGTCGACGAGAACCCCGAAGTCGCGGCGCGCATGAACGTCCGTAGCATTCCGCGGCTGATGCTGTTCAGCCACGGCGAAGTGAAGCATGCGCAGGTCAGCCACTCGCAGGCGGCGATCAGGGCGCTGTTCGACGATCTGGTCGGAACGCATGCCGGCAGCGATGCCGCGGCCGACGCGCCGGCGCTGCCGGCCGTCGCGGTCGTGCCGAGCTTCGGCGGCGACCCGGCGCGCAAGGCCGATCTGCTGCGCCGTCTGCGCGACGCGGTGTTCGACGACGACCATCTGCCCGCGAACAGCGTGGAGACGGAAACCGGCGGGTTTGCCGACACCATCGGCGGTCCGGTGGTGCTCGGCAAGATGTTCACGGTGTTGTGGGACTGGCTTCGCGACGACCCGGCGACGAGCGCGCAGGCCGACGACGGGTTCGTCGCGCTGGTGGACGCGCTGCCGGTCGGCATCGACCTGCAGCGGCTGTCGCAGGTGATGATGAACTGGCTGCTGCACGACCCGGTGGTCGGCATCCGGCGCTACGCAGCGACCGCCTTCGCGCGCGCGCTGTGCGACCGGCTCGCCGCGCTGCATCGACGGGAGCTGAACGGCGAGCGCGTGCCGGACGCGGAGTGGTTGGCGCTGCAACGCGAGTTCGTCGCGGCCGGCGAATGGGCGGCGCGTCCCGACGCGCCGCCGCAGCACACGGATCAGGATCAGGACGCGTTGCGTCCGACGTTGGCCGATCTGCGGTTCGTCAAGATGGTCGAGGACAAGGTCTTGCCGCTCGTGGACAGCGACCTGCCGAATCTGCTGTTGCTGCTGTATTCGTTCGGGATGTCCGCCGCGATGGACGCGGGCAAGTGGACCGTGGAGGATCACCAGCAGAAGCAGGCCGTCTACGAAGCGACGTGGCAGGCGTTGTCGTCGTCGCTCGGCGAGGAGCCGTCGGACGACGACGCCGACGCGCTCGCGCAGTGGCGCGCCAAACGCAATGCGATCGAGGAGCAGGTGCGGCTGTCCATTCGCGATACGCATCCGGAGTTGCAGGCGCGCATCGACGGATGGGAGCGCGCGCAACGAGACGAATGCCGGTGGCTCGGCGACGCGGTGCGCGCGCAGTTCTTCGCGCTGTGCGCGTGCGCGCCGAAGATCGTCGCCGCCGGTTGA
- a CDS encoding ExbD/TolR family protein, with translation MAASFNEQDDMITEINMTPLIDVMLVLLIVFMVTLPAITNTVKLELPRADSAPSESQPQRIELSVDAGGVVMWNAQPVDEAALAAKLAAAAGQQPQPALQLYADRATRYEAVATLLAAAQRAGLTNINFITSPKS, from the coding sequence ATGGCGGCTTCGTTCAACGAGCAGGACGACATGATTACCGAGATCAACATGACGCCGCTGATCGACGTGATGCTGGTGCTGCTGATCGTCTTCATGGTGACGCTGCCGGCGATCACGAACACCGTGAAGCTGGAGCTGCCGCGCGCGGACAGCGCGCCGAGCGAGAGCCAGCCGCAGCGCATCGAGCTGTCGGTGGACGCGGGCGGCGTGGTGATGTGGAACGCGCAGCCGGTCGACGAGGCCGCGCTGGCCGCGAAGCTGGCGGCCGCGGCCGGCCAGCAGCCGCAGCCGGCGTTGCAGTTGTACGCCGACCGCGCGACCCGCTACGAGGCGGTCGCGACGTTGCTGGCGGCGGCGCAGCGCGCGGGGCTCACCAACATCAACTTCATCACGTCGCCGAAGTCCTGA
- the tldD gene encoding metalloprotease TldD — MNLIEPGLGHLAVATDILLAPYGHDETVLGGLLAGVFAARDCDYADLYFQFTRNEAWTLENGIVQSGRFSIDQGVGVRAVSGDRTAFAYSDDLTLAAIRQAAAATTAIAKAGGGAQKVRPASAFRPVAGRDLYRGVDPLASLDAAAKVEILTRVEQMARSRDPRIQQVMASLAGTYDVMLVARSDGVIAADVRPMVRLSVMVIAAQDGRRGEGAGGGGGRFDYGRFSDDVLAGYVDEAVHVALTNLDARPAPAGAMTVVLGPGLPGVLLHEAVGHGLEGDAIRKGSSAFAGRLGERVAAAGVTVVDDGTLPEHRGSLGIDDEGNPTQCTTLIEDGILTGYLHDTLSARLLNVPVTGNARRESYATLPMPRMTNTYMLNGDKDPREIVESVQHGLYAAKFGGGQVDITTGNFVFSASEAYLIEDGRITYPVKGATLIGSGPQALKYVSMIGNDMALDRGVGVCGKLGQSVPVGLGQPTLRIDQMTVGGTR, encoded by the coding sequence ATGAACCTCATCGAACCCGGCCTCGGACACCTGGCCGTCGCGACCGATATCCTGCTTGCGCCGTACGGTCACGACGAAACCGTGCTTGGCGGCTTGCTGGCCGGCGTCTTCGCCGCTCGCGACTGCGACTACGCCGACCTTTATTTCCAGTTCACCCGCAACGAAGCGTGGACTCTCGAAAACGGCATCGTGCAGTCGGGCCGCTTCAGCATCGACCAGGGCGTCGGCGTGCGCGCGGTGTCGGGCGACCGCACGGCGTTCGCGTATTCCGACGACCTGACGCTCGCGGCGATCCGCCAGGCCGCCGCGGCGACCACGGCGATCGCGAAAGCCGGCGGCGGCGCGCAGAAGGTCCGGCCCGCGTCGGCGTTCAGGCCCGTGGCGGGCCGCGACCTGTACCGGGGCGTCGATCCGCTCGCGTCGCTCGACGCGGCCGCGAAGGTCGAGATCCTGACGCGCGTCGAGCAGATGGCGCGCAGTCGCGATCCGCGCATCCAGCAGGTGATGGCGAGCCTTGCGGGCACGTACGACGTGATGCTGGTCGCGCGCAGCGACGGCGTGATCGCGGCCGACGTGCGTCCGATGGTGCGGCTGTCCGTGATGGTGATCGCCGCGCAGGACGGCCGCCGCGGCGAGGGCGCGGGCGGCGGCGGCGGCCGCTTCGACTACGGCCGCTTCAGCGACGACGTGCTCGCGGGTTATGTCGACGAAGCGGTCCACGTCGCGCTGACCAACCTCGACGCGCGGCCCGCGCCGGCCGGCGCGATGACGGTCGTCCTCGGGCCGGGCCTGCCCGGCGTGCTGCTGCACGAAGCGGTCGGCCACGGCCTGGAGGGCGACGCGATCCGCAAGGGCTCGTCGGCGTTCGCGGGACGGCTCGGCGAGCGGGTCGCGGCGGCGGGCGTGACGGTGGTCGACGACGGCACGCTGCCGGAACATCGCGGCTCGCTCGGCATCGACGACGAAGGCAATCCGACCCAATGCACGACGCTGATCGAGGACGGCATCCTGACCGGCTACCTGCACGACACGTTGAGCGCGCGCCTGCTGAACGTGCCGGTGACGGGCAATGCGCGGCGCGAATCGTATGCCACGCTGCCGATGCCGCGCATGACCAACACGTACATGCTGAACGGCGACAAGGACCCGCGCGAGATCGTCGAGTCGGTGCAGCACGGGTTGTACGCGGCGAAATTCGGCGGCGGCCAGGTCGACATCACGACCGGCAATTTCGTGTTCTCCGCGTCCGAGGCGTACCTGATCGAGGACGGCCGGATCACGTATCCGGTGAAGGGCGCGACGCTGATCGGCAGCGGTCCGCAGGCGCTGAAGTACGTGAGCATGATCGGCAACGACATGGCGCTCGATCGCGGCGTGGGCGTATGCGGAAAACTCGGGCAGAGCGTGCCGGTGGGACTCGGCCAGCCGACGCTGCGGATCGATCAGATGACGGTCGGCGGCACGCGCTGA
- the pmbA gene encoding metalloprotease PmbA, producing the protein MTTAINLDAHARRFIYALDQLQDIASDMLRHARALGATDAYAEISESDGLSVSVRRGEVETIEQNRDKQLDVTVFIGQQRGTASTSDFSSASLKDAVAAACNIARFTSVDDAAGLADVELLETAPRDLDLYHPWPLSADDAVEIARRAEEAAFAAGAEIRNSDGANVSAQQRQFVLATSHGFVGGYPDSRNAIACTPIAGSGLDMQGGHWYSAQRSADDLASPESVGRRAAERALARLGARGLDTRNAPVLFEAALAGNLLGAFVQAASGGLLYRHASFLVDSLGKPVFAPHVQIVEDPHIPRAPGSAPFDREGVRTRARHVVQDGIVEGYFLSSYTARKLGMRSTGNAGGAHNLALRSSITRGDDDFDAMLKRMGTGLLLTELMGHGVNFVTGDYSCGAAGFWVENGAIQYPVEGITVASTLQDMFRQIVAIGADTIVRGSHETGSVLIEQMTIAGR; encoded by the coding sequence ATGACAACGGCTATCAACCTCGACGCGCACGCGCGTCGTTTCATCTATGCGCTGGACCAGTTGCAGGACATCGCTTCCGACATGCTCCGGCATGCGCGCGCATTGGGCGCGACCGACGCATACGCGGAAATCTCCGAATCCGATGGCCTGTCGGTCTCGGTGCGGCGCGGCGAAGTCGAGACGATCGAGCAGAACCGCGACAAGCAGCTCGACGTCACGGTCTTCATCGGCCAGCAGCGCGGCACGGCCAGCACGTCGGATTTTTCGTCCGCGTCGCTGAAGGACGCGGTCGCGGCCGCCTGCAACATCGCGCGCTTCACGAGCGTGGACGACGCGGCCGGCCTCGCCGACGTCGAACTGCTCGAAACCGCACCGCGCGACCTGGACCTGTACCACCCGTGGCCGCTGTCCGCCGACGACGCGGTGGAGATCGCGCGCCGCGCGGAGGAGGCCGCGTTCGCGGCCGGCGCGGAGATCCGCAATTCGGACGGCGCGAACGTATCCGCGCAACAGCGGCAATTCGTGCTTGCCACGTCGCACGGTTTTGTCGGCGGTTATCCGGATTCGCGCAACGCCATCGCCTGCACGCCGATCGCGGGCAGCGGTCTCGACATGCAGGGCGGCCACTGGTACAGCGCGCAGCGCAGCGCGGACGATCTCGCGTCGCCGGAGTCGGTCGGCCGCCGCGCGGCCGAGCGGGCATTGGCGCGTCTCGGCGCGCGCGGCCTCGACACCCGCAACGCGCCGGTGCTGTTCGAGGCGGCGCTCGCGGGCAATCTGCTCGGCGCGTTCGTTCAGGCAGCGAGCGGCGGTTTGCTGTATCGCCACGCGTCGTTCCTCGTCGACAGCCTCGGCAAGCCGGTATTCGCGCCGCACGTGCAGATCGTCGAGGACCCGCACATCCCGCGCGCGCCGGGCAGCGCGCCGTTCGACCGCGAGGGCGTGCGCACGCGCGCGCGTCACGTCGTGCAGGACGGCATCGTCGAAGGTTATTTCCTGTCGAGTTATACGGCGCGCAAGCTCGGCATGCGGAGCACCGGCAACGCCGGCGGCGCGCACAACCTCGCGTTGCGCAGTTCGATCACGCGCGGCGACGACGACTTCGACGCGATGTTGAAGCGGATGGGCACCGGCCTGCTGCTGACGGAACTGATGGGGCACGGCGTCAATTTCGTGACCGGCGATTATTCGTGCGGCGCGGCCGGCTTCTGGGTGGAGAACGGCGCGATCCAGTATCCGGTCGAGGGGATCACGGTCGCGAGCACGTTGCAGGACATGTTCCGGCAGATCGTCGCGATCGGCGCCGATACGATCGTGCGCGGAAGCCATGAAACGGGTTCGGTGCTGATCGAGCAGATGACGATCGCGGGCCGTTGA
- a CDS encoding FecR family protein, whose protein sequence is MQFGDTAQRASARAELNEWASRSREHQAYLQKLEAADRALDRNLSGLQMRYVRASDVAAKPEPVRAIPWRRSLQTSLLALAVAASALWAINPALSRQEVSSEIGQQRTVYLDDGSEVLLNTNTAGRFVNRLRSREWTLESGEALFSVTHSPWRPFRVSAGTTDIRDLGTRFSVHRLDDDRVSVAVLEGSVEVTRAGNPASVRLDASQALKVDGDTITRVDPSSFDDLVSWKDQRFQFNGTPLSEVVRDLQRYRSKPIVLADPRAGEPRITGSFSSADPDRLLDMLPHVAPVVVSRRQDGTVVIASRR, encoded by the coding sequence ATGCAGTTCGGTGACACGGCGCAGAGGGCATCGGCCAGGGCCGAACTGAACGAGTGGGCCAGCCGGAGCCGCGAGCACCAGGCCTACCTGCAGAAACTCGAAGCCGCGGACCGCGCGCTGGACCGGAACCTGTCCGGCCTGCAGATGCGCTACGTCCGCGCTTCCGATGTCGCGGCGAAGCCTGAACCGGTGCGGGCCATCCCGTGGCGCCGCTCGTTGCAGACCAGTCTGCTGGCGCTCGCCGTGGCGGCGTCGGCGCTGTGGGCGATCAATCCCGCGTTGTCCCGGCAGGAAGTCTCGTCCGAGATCGGGCAGCAGCGCACGGTCTATCTGGACGACGGCAGCGAAGTCCTGTTGAACACGAACACCGCCGGCCGTTTCGTCAACCGGCTGCGTTCGCGTGAATGGACGCTCGAATCCGGCGAGGCGCTGTTCTCCGTCACGCATAGCCCGTGGCGTCCGTTTCGCGTGTCCGCCGGGACCACCGACATCCGCGATCTCGGCACGCGCTTCAGCGTGCACCGGCTGGACGACGACCGCGTCAGCGTCGCGGTTCTCGAAGGCAGCGTCGAAGTCACCCGGGCCGGCAATCCGGCGTCGGTGCGTCTCGATGCGAGCCAGGCGCTCAAGGTCGATGGCGACACGATCACCCGTGTCGATCCGTCGTCGTTCGACGACCTGGTGAGCTGGAAGGACCAGCGTTTCCAGTTCAACGGCACGCCGCTGTCCGAAGTCGTCAGGGATCTTCAGCGTTATCGTTCGAAGCCGATCGTCCTCGCCGATCCGCGCGCCGGCGAGCCGCGGATCACCGGCAGTTTTTCGAGCGCGGACCCGGACCGGCTGCTCGACATGCTGCCTCACGTCGCGCCGGTGGTCGTGTCGCGCAGGCAGGACGGCACGGTCGTGATCGCTTCGCGCCGGTAG
- a CDS encoding RNA polymerase sigma factor, whose amino-acid sequence MNFVDELVNGYRELLRTLSRELNVDDAKDVAQSSFERALVYAQTHEVQSPRGLLFSIARGLRVDQLRRRSLVLWESFHASGEADEEPDEYGHYEIDPEQQAVSRQLLMKLCDVLDGLAPRCREAFVLCKLRGLSYEEAAAEMGVSAAVVHKYLMQAMRACREVTQS is encoded by the coding sequence ATGAATTTCGTCGATGAGTTGGTGAACGGTTATCGGGAACTGCTGCGCACCTTGTCACGCGAGCTTAACGTGGACGATGCGAAGGACGTGGCGCAGTCGTCGTTCGAACGGGCGCTGGTCTACGCGCAGACCCATGAAGTGCAGTCGCCGCGCGGCTTGCTGTTCAGCATCGCGCGCGGCCTTCGCGTCGACCAGTTGCGCCGGCGTTCGCTCGTGTTGTGGGAGTCGTTTCATGCTTCAGGCGAAGCCGACGAGGAGCCCGACGAATACGGCCACTACGAGATAGATCCGGAGCAGCAAGCCGTGAGCCGTCAGCTACTCATGAAGCTGTGCGACGTCCTGGACGGACTGGCGCCGCGTTGCCGGGAAGCGTTTGTCCTGTGCAAGCTCCGTGGGCTATCCTATGAAGAGGCCGCTGCGGAGATGGGCGTCAGCGCCGCCGTCGTGCACAAGTATCTGATGCAGGCGATGCGCGCATGCCGGGAGGTGACGCAGTCGTAA
- a CDS encoding ABC transporter ATP-binding protein/permease — protein sequence MKPSSPLSASSIVPPGGTLRAAGRLAFPILASRFRWPALSLLAVCIGLTFVSNQLLVELNAWHGRFMDAVQAYNAAVMPSLGLELAAVMVGIALSTVLENLSRSTLEIGWRRWLTERLIDRWLSNGAFYRIERDQLVDNPDQRISQDVDHFVSHSYSLSIGLVGAVVSFVSFSSILWSKSGPADFTVLGWTIVVPGYMFWVALLYAFATSCLVHWVGRPMMRLNFAKERAEADCRFMMTGVREYAEQIALYGGAPTESRRLRRGFDAVWRNSWQIAFFNLRFFPLNTVLMHIAVFVPTFAVLPRYLSHAVTLGDMAMMASAFSTLVLTLSWFITNYQALQNFRVIVARLDGLDRATAATGTAGTAGHATDGEGIAHAATAGRGLTVTGLTLTTPAGRTLARDLSFTLAPGERWLVRGPSGTGKSTLVRALAGIWPYGSGTVRIPDGASLLFLSQKNYLPPGSLRAALSYPSGDDAFSDAQCRDALMACQLAHYCGQLDEHAPWGHRMSPGEQQRLAIARVLLQRPDYLLMDESTSALDAETELHLYALLIERLPDTTLFSVSHHPALDVFHTHVLHVHDGRSARNGSAQPAVAVPLN from the coding sequence GTGAAGCCATCTTCCCCACTTTCCGCGTCGTCGATCGTGCCGCCCGGCGGCACGCTGCGCGCGGCCGGGCGTCTCGCCTTTCCGATCCTCGCTTCGAGATTCAGGTGGCCGGCGCTGTCGCTGCTGGCCGTGTGCATCGGCCTGACGTTCGTCAGCAACCAGTTGCTGGTCGAACTCAACGCTTGGCACGGGCGGTTCATGGACGCGGTTCAGGCGTACAACGCCGCCGTGATGCCTTCGCTCGGGCTCGAACTGGCCGCGGTGATGGTCGGCATCGCGCTGTCCACCGTGCTGGAGAACCTGTCGCGGTCGACGCTGGAAATCGGCTGGCGACGCTGGCTCACCGAACGCCTGATCGACCGCTGGCTGTCGAACGGCGCGTTCTACCGGATCGAGCGCGATCAGCTGGTCGACAACCCCGATCAGCGCATCTCGCAGGACGTCGATCATTTCGTGTCGCACAGCTACAGCCTGAGCATCGGGCTCGTCGGCGCGGTGGTGAGCTTCGTCAGCTTCTCGTCGATCCTGTGGAGCAAGTCGGGGCCGGCCGATTTCACGGTGCTCGGCTGGACCATCGTGGTCCCGGGCTACATGTTCTGGGTCGCGCTGCTGTACGCGTTCGCGACTTCGTGCCTCGTCCACTGGGTCGGACGGCCGATGATGCGGCTCAACTTCGCGAAGGAGCGGGCCGAGGCCGACTGCCGCTTCATGATGACCGGCGTGCGCGAATACGCGGAGCAGATCGCGCTGTACGGCGGCGCGCCGACCGAAAGCCGCCGGCTGCGGCGCGGTTTCGACGCCGTGTGGCGCAACTCGTGGCAGATCGCGTTCTTCAACCTGCGGTTCTTTCCGCTGAACACCGTGCTGATGCACATCGCCGTGTTCGTGCCGACGTTCGCGGTGCTGCCGCGTTATCTGTCGCATGCCGTGACGCTCGGCGACATGGCGATGATGGCGTCGGCGTTCTCGACGCTGGTGCTGACGCTGTCGTGGTTCATCACGAACTACCAGGCGTTGCAGAACTTCCGCGTCATCGTCGCGCGCCTCGACGGGCTGGATCGCGCGACCGCCGCTACGGGCACCGCCGGGACCGCCGGCCATGCGACGGACGGCGAAGGAATCGCGCACGCGGCGACGGCCGGGCGCGGGCTGACCGTCACGGGCCTCACGCTGACGACGCCCGCCGGACGCACGCTGGCCCGCGATCTTTCGTTCACGCTGGCGCCGGGTGAACGCTGGCTGGTGCGCGGTCCGTCGGGCACCGGCAAGAGCACGCTGGTGCGCGCGCTCGCCGGCATCTGGCCGTATGGCAGCGGCACGGTCAGGATTCCGGACGGCGCGAGTCTGCTGTTCCTGTCGCAGAAGAACTATCTGCCGCCGGGCAGTCTCAGGGCCGCATTGAGCTATCCGTCGGGCGACGACGCGTTCTCCGATGCGCAGTGCCGCGACGCGCTGATGGCCTGCCAGCTCGCGCACTACTGCGGCCAGCTCGACGAACACGCGCCGTGGGGCCACCGGATGTCGCCCGGCGAGCAGCAGCGTCTCGCGATCGCGCGCGTTTTGCTGCAACGGCCCGACTACCTGTTGATGGACGAATCGACGAGCGCGCTCGACGCGGAGACCGAGCTTCATCTGTACGCGTTGCTGATCGAGCGGCTGCCGGACACGACGCTGTTCAGCGTCTCGCACCATCCGGCGCTGGACGTATTCCATACCCATGTATTGCACGTGCACGACGGCAGGTCCGCCCGGAACGGTTCCGCGCAGCCCGCCGTCGCTGTTCCCCTCAACTGA